A part of Geothrix oryzae genomic DNA contains:
- a CDS encoding sugar diacid recognition domain-containing protein codes for MDRDIANKIIDFIYTATGMNSIVCDVEGTIVAAKIKSRVGDLHAGARKMLQENLPHIIITAAEEEASGGTVRAGINLPIRHNDELIGSIGIPGDPEKTLLVTKMASGLFSKELRERELLSLLLGHAAQMDSAITTIVSTVEQVNASQAKVSSMVDEVEQLVQASFEDIKTTGEVVETIQSIASNTQMLGLNAAIEAAHAKEAGRGFAIVAEAVRKLSDQSSASVEDIKVTQAHLNESMGRVVDFSKDLTTQTHEQTSATNAIADMVLDLKKISEALMAMTQS; via the coding sequence ATGGATCGGGACATCGCGAACAAGATCATTGATTTCATCTACACCGCCACGGGCATGAACTCGATCGTCTGCGATGTGGAGGGGACCATCGTCGCCGCCAAGATCAAGTCCCGGGTCGGCGACCTGCACGCCGGCGCGCGGAAGATGCTGCAGGAGAACCTGCCCCACATCATCATCACGGCGGCCGAAGAGGAGGCCTCGGGCGGGACCGTCCGGGCGGGCATCAACCTCCCCATCCGCCACAACGACGAGCTGATCGGCTCCATCGGCATCCCCGGCGACCCCGAGAAGACGCTGCTGGTCACCAAGATGGCCTCGGGCCTGTTCTCGAAGGAGCTCCGCGAGCGCGAGCTGCTGAGCCTGCTGCTGGGCCACGCGGCGCAGATGGACAGCGCCATCACCACCATCGTGTCCACGGTGGAGCAGGTGAACGCCTCCCAGGCGAAGGTCTCCAGCATGGTCGACGAGGTGGAGCAGCTGGTTCAGGCCTCCTTCGAGGACATCAAGACCACCGGCGAGGTGGTGGAGACCATCCAGTCCATCGCCAGCAACACCCAGATGCTCGGCCTGAACGCGGCCATCGAGGCGGCCCACGCCAAGGAGGCCGGCCGGGGCTTCGCCATCGTGGCCGAGGCCGTGCGGAAGCTGTCCGACCAGTCCAGCGCCTCCGTCGAGGACATCAAGGTCACCCAGGCGCACCTGAACGAATCCATGGGCCGCGTGGTGGACTTCTCGAAGGACCTGACCACCCAGACCCACGAGCAGACCAGCGCGACCAATGCCATCGCCGACATGGTGCTGGACCTGAAGAAGATCAGCGAGGCCCTGATGGCCATGACCCAGTCCTGA
- a CDS encoding GNAT family N-acetyltransferase — translation MRESPESGVWYLEGGEPLPAWVTRLDRTAFGSAWKAPADHEALWLLPEVAFARWSRVPAAGEAELLRIAVDPAHRGQGLGQVLLEACQRQLAGEGLTHLFLEVRPSNAAAIRLYRACGWEPCGRRPGYYPDGEDAVLYRRG, via the coding sequence GTGAGGGAGAGTCCGGAGTCCGGGGTCTGGTACCTAGAGGGGGGCGAGCCCCTGCCGGCCTGGGTGACGCGGCTGGACCGCACGGCCTTCGGCTCGGCCTGGAAGGCCCCGGCGGATCACGAGGCCCTGTGGCTGCTGCCGGAGGTGGCCTTCGCCCGGTGGTCGCGGGTGCCCGCGGCCGGGGAGGCGGAGCTGCTGCGCATCGCCGTGGATCCGGCCCACCGGGGCCAGGGCCTGGGCCAGGTCCTGCTGGAGGCCTGCCAGCGGCAGCTGGCCGGGGAGGGGCTGACCCACCTGTTCCTGGAGGTGCGGCCCTCCAATGCCGCGGCCATCCGCCTCTACCGGGCCTGCGGCTGGGAACCCTGCGGGCGGCGGCCCGGCTACTACCCCGACGGGGAGGACGCGGTGCTCTACCGCCGAGGATGA
- the tsaB gene encoding tRNA (adenosine(37)-N6)-threonylcarbamoyltransferase complex dimerization subunit type 1 TsaB — protein MLLALDTTTEILHLALIQGDRAWTRRVASGVGRGHSERLLPALESLMAEAGGTPMDLSGVAACLGPGGFTSLRIGVATAEGLGLTGLPTWGFSAFALRAEALRQAGVAGPLWILLDGQRSEAFHQRWAEGPTEPAAKHPLADLPERVGAEPWWAPEAFAAKVEAVLPAPQRMRLADEGEATLAGLVALARRVAQGPPEAPLVPFYLRETDAEVNFPHAAAHLPEALRKGVAR, from the coding sequence ATGCTGCTCGCCCTCGACACCACCACGGAGATCCTGCACCTGGCGCTGATCCAGGGGGATCGCGCGTGGACGCGGCGGGTGGCGTCGGGCGTGGGGCGGGGGCACAGCGAGCGGCTGCTCCCCGCGCTGGAATCGTTGATGGCCGAGGCCGGCGGCACGCCGATGGACCTGTCGGGCGTGGCGGCCTGCCTGGGGCCCGGCGGCTTCACGAGCCTGCGGATCGGCGTGGCCACGGCCGAGGGCCTGGGCCTCACGGGGCTGCCCACCTGGGGCTTCTCCGCCTTCGCCCTGCGGGCCGAGGCGCTGCGTCAGGCTGGCGTGGCGGGCCCGCTCTGGATCCTGCTGGACGGCCAGCGCAGCGAGGCCTTCCACCAGCGCTGGGCGGAGGGCCCCACGGAGCCCGCCGCCAAGCACCCGCTGGCGGACCTCCCCGAGCGCGTGGGGGCCGAGCCCTGGTGGGCCCCGGAGGCCTTCGCGGCCAAGGTGGAGGCCGTGCTGCCCGCGCCGCAGCGGATGCGCTTGGCCGATGAGGGCGAAGCCACCCTGGCGGGCCTGGTGGCCCTGGCGCGGCGCGTCGCCCAGGGGCCGCCGGAAGCGCCCCTCGTGCCCTTCTACCTGCGGGAGACCGACGCCGAGGTGAACTTCCCCCACGCCGCCGCCCACCTGCCGGAGGCCCTGCGGAAGGGCGTGGCGCGGTGA
- a CDS encoding bacteriohemerythrin encodes MEWQPELVTGQDQIDAEHRSLVDAVNRLHAALDQGKDREEIGKILAFLRDYAVTHFSSEEALMIRAGYPRASAHFAAHAELTLQLSDLLADFRAGRARVTEAVLAFLETWLVEHILRQDQDLGAFMRQRGLEA; translated from the coding sequence ATGGAATGGCAACCCGAACTGGTCACCGGCCAGGATCAGATCGACGCGGAGCACCGCTCGCTGGTGGACGCGGTGAACCGGCTGCACGCCGCGCTGGATCAGGGGAAGGACCGGGAGGAGATCGGGAAGATCCTGGCCTTCCTGCGGGACTACGCGGTCACCCACTTCAGTTCCGAGGAGGCCCTGATGATCCGGGCGGGCTATCCCCGGGCCTCGGCCCACTTCGCGGCCCACGCGGAGCTGACCCTGCAGCTGAGCGACCTGCTGGCGGACTTCCGCGCCGGCCGCGCCCGGGTGACGGAGGCCGTGCTGGCCTTCCTCGAGACCTGGCTGGTGGAGCACATCCTGCGTCAGGATCAGGACCTGGGCGCCTTCATGCGGCAGCGGGGCCTGGAGGCCTAG
- the rpmB gene encoding 50S ribosomal protein L28, protein MSRQCEICGKKPQFGNNVSHSNNVTKRRWNPNIQRVRALVGGAPKRLRVCTSCIQAGKVLKAC, encoded by the coding sequence ATGTCTCGTCAGTGCGAAATCTGCGGTAAGAAGCCCCAGTTCGGGAACAATGTCTCCCACTCCAACAATGTGACCAAGCGTCGCTGGAACCCGAACATCCAGCGCGTCCGCGCCCTGGTGGGCGGCGCCCCCAAGCGCCTGCGCGTCTGCACCTCCTGCATCCAGGCGGGCAAGGTCCTCAAGGCCTGCTAG
- a CDS encoding DNA-processing protein DprA, whose translation MELPLWALAFTVLDWPERHKAEAWAALQAGVAPALSAEQAGALARLEADLPRRRQEARDREARLLLPGDRETDPREAAAVEALLAPLPYPVALWVRGTLPPPGPRLAMVGSRQASSRGKARTRAWAKAFTEAGLAVVSGLARGIDGAAHLGAIEAVPGPSGLAGTWGILGSGFDHPYPPEHAPLMARMVAAGGGVITPFPPEAPPRAWHFPRRNWLLAAWTNGVLVTEARLKSGSLVTARLALDLGKELWVCPGSPEDPSAEGPNSLLREGAARVCLSPADLLEDLAGAWVP comes from the coding sequence ATGGAACTGCCCCTCTGGGCCCTCGCCTTCACCGTGCTGGATTGGCCCGAGCGCCACAAGGCCGAGGCCTGGGCCGCGCTCCAGGCCGGCGTGGCACCCGCCCTCTCCGCCGAGCAGGCCGGGGCCCTGGCCCGCCTGGAGGCCGACCTCCCCCGGCGCCGCCAGGAGGCCCGGGACCGGGAGGCCCGCCTGCTGCTGCCCGGCGACCGGGAAACCGACCCCCGGGAAGCCGCCGCCGTGGAGGCCCTGCTGGCGCCCCTGCCCTACCCCGTGGCCCTGTGGGTGCGCGGCACGCTGCCGCCCCCCGGCCCCCGCCTGGCCATGGTGGGCAGCCGTCAGGCCAGCAGCCGCGGCAAGGCCCGCACCCGGGCCTGGGCGAAGGCCTTCACCGAGGCCGGCCTGGCCGTGGTGTCGGGCCTGGCCCGGGGCATCGACGGCGCGGCCCACCTGGGAGCCATCGAGGCCGTCCCCGGCCCCTCCGGCCTGGCGGGCACCTGGGGCATCCTGGGCTCGGGCTTCGACCACCCCTACCCGCCCGAGCACGCCCCCCTCATGGCCCGCATGGTGGCCGCCGGGGGCGGGGTGATCACCCCCTTCCCGCCCGAGGCCCCGCCCCGGGCCTGGCACTTCCCCCGGCGGAACTGGCTGCTGGCGGCCTGGACGAACGGGGTGCTGGTCACCGAGGCCCGGCTCAAGTCCGGCTCCCTGGTCACGGCCCGCCTCGCCCTGGACCTCGGCAAGGAGCTCTGGGTGTGCCCCGGGTCACCGGAAGATCCTTCGGCCGAGGGGCCCAACTCTTTGCTAAGAGAGGGTGCCGCAAGGGTTTGCCTATCCCCCGCCGACCTCCTGGAGGACCTGGCCGGGGCCTGGGTCCCTTGA
- the topA gene encoding type I DNA topoisomerase: MTKLVIVESPSKAKTITKYLGKGYKVMASVGHIRDLPRKLGVDIENGFQEEYEISPAKEKVVKELKAAAKTATELVLATDPDREGEAISWHLLEAIKPPKTLPVSRVLFNEITPAGIAKAMAAPTIINKKLVDAQRARRVLDRLVGYKVSQVLWDKVRRGLSAGRVQSVAARIIVDREREILAFNPVEYWVLKGRFAAKLPPSFWMKLVKLGGQPLQLGNKETKRRVADAVQAKDLKAQLEKAAYTVTGLETKEKKRNPAAPFTTAKLQQESAQKLKMSVSRTMQNAQRLYEGVDFGEGPVGLITYMRTDSPRLAPEAVEATRTFIGEKYGQEYLPAKARIFTGKAGAQDAHEAIRPTDITRTPESLRGHLEPDQFRLYALIWRRTMACQMEAARFDETVVQTEAPVGKDTALFEAKGEIERFPGWLAVYRADKTEEDAEGIADATKGDEEDEDEALLPALKLGEALKLEQLDADQQFTKPPARFNEATLVKELEEDGIGRPSTYASIISTIQDRDYVKKHEGRFKPTELGMVVTDLLIQGFPRLLDTKYTSGMEGNLDLIEVGKLTFKKAMTDFYGPFEQALAAAGQDMQNLKAGVPTGEKCPKCGDRKKHPGTLLKRIGRNGLFVGCTNYSAELEKDKCDYTADLEKMEEPEDAPECPLCGTTPMNLRKGQWGPFWACPNYPKCKGIVKADPKGIPVPPDEPTGETCPNCGKGFVKRHGRYGEFVCCIDYPTCKTVKKEILAVPCPKCGGGLSPRKTRFGKVFYGCTNYPKCDFTAWDKPVPVTCPACKNPSMGEKTRKPRGKDPIQVLLCPKCGHEEPMG; this comes from the coding sequence GTGACTAAGCTCGTGATCGTCGAAAGCCCATCGAAGGCGAAGACCATCACCAAGTACCTCGGCAAGGGGTACAAGGTCATGGCCTCCGTGGGGCACATCCGGGACCTGCCCCGCAAGCTGGGCGTGGACATCGAGAACGGGTTCCAGGAGGAATACGAGATCAGCCCGGCCAAGGAGAAGGTGGTCAAGGAGCTGAAGGCCGCCGCCAAGACCGCCACCGAGCTGGTGCTCGCCACCGACCCCGACCGCGAGGGGGAGGCCATCAGCTGGCACCTGCTGGAGGCCATCAAGCCCCCCAAGACCCTGCCCGTGAGCCGGGTCCTCTTCAACGAGATCACCCCGGCGGGCATCGCCAAGGCCATGGCCGCGCCCACCATCATTAATAAGAAGCTGGTGGACGCCCAGCGGGCCCGCCGCGTGCTGGACCGCCTGGTGGGCTACAAGGTCAGCCAGGTGCTCTGGGACAAGGTGCGCCGCGGCCTCAGCGCGGGCCGCGTGCAGAGCGTGGCCGCCCGCATCATCGTCGACCGCGAGCGGGAGATCCTGGCCTTCAACCCCGTGGAGTACTGGGTGCTGAAGGGCCGGTTCGCCGCCAAGCTGCCGCCCTCCTTCTGGATGAAGCTCGTGAAGCTGGGCGGCCAGCCGCTGCAGCTGGGCAACAAGGAGACCAAGCGCCGCGTGGCCGACGCCGTCCAAGCCAAGGATCTGAAGGCCCAGCTCGAGAAGGCCGCCTACACGGTCACGGGCCTGGAGACCAAAGAGAAGAAGCGCAACCCCGCCGCCCCCTTCACCACCGCCAAGCTGCAGCAGGAATCGGCCCAGAAGCTGAAGATGAGCGTGAGCCGCACCATGCAGAACGCCCAGCGGCTGTACGAGGGCGTGGACTTCGGCGAAGGCCCCGTGGGCCTCATCACCTACATGCGCACGGATTCGCCCCGCTTGGCCCCCGAGGCCGTGGAGGCCACCCGCACCTTCATCGGCGAGAAATACGGCCAGGAGTACCTGCCCGCCAAGGCCCGCATCTTCACCGGCAAGGCCGGGGCGCAGGATGCCCACGAGGCCATCCGCCCCACCGACATCACCCGCACGCCCGAGAGCCTGCGGGGCCACCTGGAGCCCGATCAGTTCCGCCTCTACGCCCTCATCTGGCGGCGCACCATGGCCTGCCAGATGGAGGCCGCCCGCTTCGACGAGACGGTGGTGCAGACCGAGGCCCCCGTGGGCAAGGACACGGCCCTGTTCGAGGCCAAGGGCGAAATCGAGCGCTTCCCCGGCTGGCTGGCGGTCTACCGGGCCGACAAGACCGAGGAGGATGCCGAGGGCATCGCCGACGCCACCAAGGGCGACGAGGAGGACGAGGACGAGGCCCTGCTGCCGGCCCTGAAGCTGGGCGAGGCCCTGAAGCTCGAGCAGCTCGACGCCGACCAGCAGTTCACCAAGCCCCCCGCGCGCTTCAACGAGGCCACGCTGGTGAAGGAGCTGGAAGAGGATGGCATCGGCCGCCCGTCCACCTACGCCAGCATCATCAGCACCATCCAGGACCGCGACTATGTGAAGAAGCACGAGGGCCGCTTCAAGCCCACGGAGCTGGGCATGGTGGTCACCGACCTGCTCATCCAGGGCTTCCCCCGCCTGCTGGACACGAAATACACCTCGGGCATGGAGGGCAACCTCGACCTCATCGAGGTGGGCAAGCTCACCTTCAAGAAGGCCATGACGGACTTCTACGGCCCCTTCGAGCAGGCCCTGGCCGCCGCCGGGCAGGACATGCAGAACCTGAAGGCCGGCGTGCCCACGGGCGAGAAGTGCCCCAAGTGCGGTGACCGCAAGAAGCACCCCGGCACGCTGCTCAAGCGCATCGGCCGCAACGGGCTCTTCGTGGGCTGCACCAACTACAGCGCCGAGCTTGAAAAGGACAAGTGCGACTACACCGCGGACCTCGAGAAGATGGAGGAGCCCGAGGACGCGCCCGAGTGCCCGCTCTGCGGCACCACGCCCATGAACCTGCGCAAGGGCCAGTGGGGCCCCTTCTGGGCCTGCCCCAACTACCCCAAGTGCAAGGGCATCGTGAAGGCCGATCCGAAAGGCATTCCGGTTCCCCCCGACGAGCCCACCGGCGAGACCTGTCCCAACTGCGGCAAGGGCTTCGTGAAGCGCCACGGCCGCTACGGCGAGTTCGTCTGCTGCATCGACTACCCCACCTGCAAGACCGTGAAGAAGGAGATCCTGGCCGTGCCCTGCCCCAAGTGCGGCGGCGGCCTCAGCCCCCGGAAGACCCGCTTCGGCAAGGTCTTCTACGGCTGCACCAACTACCCCAAGTGCGACTTCACCGCCTGGGACAAGCCCGTCCCCGTCACCTGCCCCGCCTGCAAGAATCCCAGCATGGGCGAGAAGACCCGCAAGCCGAGGGGCAAGGACCCCATCCAGGTGCTGCTCTGCCCCAAGTGCGGGCATGAAGAGCCGATGGGATGA